The proteins below are encoded in one region of Numenius arquata chromosome W, bNumArq3.hap1.1, whole genome shotgun sequence:
- the LOC141476593 gene encoding macrophage immunometabolism regulator-like, translated as MLPPSNHVGTTVTMALYNYLKGGCNKTVSCTICSGCHTPLSVTWSVVIGWKHPLTHRPRVWGKRGFIFTLSPSECSGLHCIVSLIVSPRCVSEFHRSGPQENSTLLKMDINGESRTTRSTLPGPLAEISSAGKTEAEKPRCSSTPCSPMRRTVSGYQILRMDSNYLVGFTTGEELLKLAQKYTGNEENKGESRPNLHSKQLDSGLACSSRLYKTRSRYYQPYEIPAVNGRRRRRMPSSGDKCTKALPYEPYKALHGSLPFCLLKGKRAHSKSLDYLNLDKMSIKEPADTDMLQYQLQHLTLRGDCMFARNNT; from the exons ACAGTCAGCTGTACCATTTGCTCCGGATGTCACACCCCTCTTTCGGTCACATGGTCTGTTGTGATTGGCTGGAAGCATCCATTAACCCACAGGCCGCGAgtgtgggggaagagggggttTATTTTCACCCTTAGTCCTAGCGAGTGTAGTGGATTGCACTGTATTGTGAGCCTCATTGTTTCTCCTCGCTGTGTGTCGGAGTTCCACCGCTCTGGACCGCAG GAGAATAGCACGTTGCTTAAAATGGACATAAATGGAGAGTCCAGAACTACCAGATCTACCCTCCCTGGACCTCTTGCAGAGATCAGTTCTGCAGgcaaaacagaagcagagaaaccACGATGTTCCAGTACCCCCTGCTCACCAATGCGACGGACAGTTTCAGGCTATCAGATCCTTCGTATGGATTCTAACTACCTGGTTGGCTTCACGACTGGAGAGGAGCTGCTAAAATTAGCCCAAAAGTATACAggtaatgaagaaaataaaggggAATCCAGGCCTAACTTGCACTCTAAACAGCTTGATTCAGGACTTGCATGTTCCTCCCGTTTGTACAAAACTAGAAGTAGGTACTATCAGCCATATGAGATCCCAGCAGtaaatgggaggaggaggagacggaTGCCCAGCTCAGGGGATAAATGCACTAAGGCTTTACCATATGAACCTTACAAGGCACTTCATGGTTCCCtgcctttttgccttttaaaaggtAAAAGGGCTCACTCTAAATCCCTGGACTACCTCAATTTAGACAAAATGAGCATCAAGGAACCTGCTGACACAGACATGCTACAATACCAGCTCCAACACCTTACCCTTAGAGGGGACTGTATGTTTGCAAGAAATAACACATGA